One genomic window of Mogibacterium diversum includes the following:
- a CDS encoding recombinase family protein: MSKIALYIRLSVEDQMKKDESESIVNQRYFLNDFLNRNDEFKSFKREEYVDDGYTGTNEKRPSFQRMLEEVKNGKINAIIVKDLSRFMRDYITLGDYLENIFPFLGIRFIAINDGYDSAKEKGNGTDFDIQFKGLLYDFYTKDISQKVKTVTTELKKQGKFLAWSPPFGYMKDPDNKHNIIIDEKTAWIVRKVYDLALTGLASRKIAVVMNEENIPTPNERKKELTNMDYEYNIVSSDTRDAPTWTNGTVVDILSNENYTGTYVFNMQEKSVLTPGSFKLNPKEEWSRVYEHHEAIISREEFEKVQAIKENNSFLKGKNTDYPWRKHSPLQGFARCPTCNHILGLTQSKFKRPDGSMRIHKYFHCRICKCNNVEHKNSRVDKLEDQVLALIKEKYGEAEVKPKEKISIKDIEKKMEKLQAKKMSDFEKYKLGKMTKDKFVESKNQIDNEFDRLDEKIKLSSNETEVVTDNELTRELMEKYVESVICEGSIVQKIIWK, translated from the coding sequence ATGAGTAAGATTGCCCTTTATATCAGATTATCTGTAGAAGATCAGATGAAGAAAGATGAGAGCGAAAGTATCGTCAACCAAAGGTATTTCCTAAATGATTTTCTTAATAGAAATGACGAATTTAAAAGCTTCAAAAGAGAAGAATATGTTGACGATGGATATACAGGGACAAATGAGAAAAGACCATCTTTTCAAAGAATGCTTGAAGAAGTTAAGAATGGTAAAATCAATGCCATAATTGTAAAAGACTTGTCGAGGTTTATGAGAGATTATATTACCCTTGGTGATTATCTGGAGAATATATTTCCGTTTCTTGGTATTAGATTTATTGCTATTAATGATGGATATGACAGTGCTAAGGAAAAAGGAAATGGGACGGATTTTGATATTCAGTTTAAAGGATTGTTATATGACTTCTATACAAAAGATATTTCGCAGAAAGTAAAGACAGTTACTACTGAACTAAAGAAGCAAGGAAAGTTTCTTGCTTGGAGTCCACCATTTGGTTATATGAAAGATCCGGATAATAAGCACAACATTATTATTGATGAAAAGACAGCTTGGATTGTGAGGAAGGTATATGATTTAGCACTTACAGGACTTGCATCGAGAAAGATTGCAGTAGTTATGAATGAAGAGAATATACCAACACCAAACGAGCGTAAAAAAGAACTTACCAATATGGATTATGAATATAACATAGTGTCATCAGATACAAGAGACGCACCAACATGGACAAATGGTACAGTGGTGGATATTTTATCCAATGAAAATTACACAGGCACTTATGTCTTCAATATGCAAGAAAAGTCGGTATTGACTCCTGGTAGTTTTAAACTTAATCCCAAAGAGGAATGGAGTAGAGTTTATGAACATCATGAGGCTATTATCTCAAGAGAAGAGTTTGAAAAGGTTCAAGCTATCAAAGAAAATAATAGTTTCTTAAAAGGGAAAAATACTGACTATCCATGGAGAAAGCATTCTCCATTACAAGGATTTGCAAGATGTCCTACTTGTAACCATATTCTGGGACTTACTCAATCAAAATTTAAGCGACCAGATGGAAGTATGAGAATACATAAGTATTTTCATTGTAGGATCTGCAAGTGCAATAATGTAGAACATAAAAACTCAAGAGTAGATAAGTTAGAGGATCAGGTGCTTGCACTTATTAAAGAGAAATATGGTGAAGCAGAAGTGAAGCCCAAAGAAAAAATAAGTATTAAAGATATAGAGAAGAAGATGGAAAAGCTTCAGGCGAAAAAAATGTCTGATTTTGAAAAATATAAGCTTGGTAAAATGACAAAAGATAAGTTTGTAGAAAGTAAAAACCAGATAGATAATGAATTTGATAGGCTTGATGAAAAGATAAAACTATCTTCTAATGAAACAGAAGTTGTAACAGATAATGAACTTACACGAGAACTTATGGAAAAGTATGTTGAGTCGGTTATCTGTGAAGGTAGTATAGTTCAAAAAATCATATGGAAATAG
- a CDS encoding recombinase family protein, with the protein MARTSKRYIRKSEEQTQKVFYKAGIYTRLSSERKEEWREKSSSIETQVLCCKEYALKENIKVVNIYTDYEYSGTNFERPQFQEMMQDIRERRINCIIIRDLSRLGREYLEMGRLIDKVFPFLGVRFISVNDKVDTVKDLDSKKSFEVTLKNIVNDMYAKDISVKIKTSKHNRARNGYFIGSVPPYGYKVVKLKEGQKLEVDENVRTIVEEMFRLTLEGKSQYEVAKHFNTMGYATGMVYYKTGRIYRQNGDPQWNKGTISKMLTNRTYTGTLVQGVKQQNLAKGMKQQFVDESQHIIYENAHEPIISKEDFEKVLQGRANRLKNNAFGAEMHNFERDYENRYKGLIFNNATGKELYRRTRIYGTNHDRLYYSFQNDTCTGKIDNEVRVFIMERDLDKAMSEKVADFITKATSKTKLIERVSKRFSESIGKLNKDISKLKIKTEKEEFLIQKAYEEYSLGKIDRETYSLKREIALSHIATINNEVIAIEKVVKDLERDNKTSIKWIKDVFSAKKVEKLPADLIHSLVEKIIVYGNHNFEIIFKFNMDSLMGGVKYE; encoded by the coding sequence ATGGCAAGGACTTCCAAAAGATATATAAGAAAAAGTGAAGAACAAACACAAAAAGTATTTTATAAAGCTGGAATATATACAAGATTATCCAGTGAAAGAAAAGAAGAGTGGCGTGAGAAATCATCGTCTATCGAAACACAGGTGCTTTGTTGTAAAGAGTATGCTTTAAAGGAAAATATTAAAGTCGTAAATATTTACACAGACTATGAATATAGTGGGACAAATTTTGAAAGACCACAGTTTCAGGAGATGATGCAAGATATTCGTGAAAGAAGAATTAATTGTATTATCATAAGGGACTTATCAAGACTTGGAAGAGAATATCTTGAGATGGGAAGACTCATAGACAAGGTATTTCCGTTCTTGGGAGTAAGGTTTATTTCTGTTAATGATAAGGTTGATACCGTTAAGGATTTAGACTCTAAGAAGTCATTTGAAGTAACTCTTAAGAATATCGTCAATGATATGTATGCTAAAGACATTTCTGTAAAGATAAAGACAAGTAAACATAATAGGGCAAGAAATGGATATTTTATTGGTTCTGTTCCGCCCTATGGATATAAGGTAGTGAAATTAAAAGAGGGACAGAAGTTAGAAGTTGATGAGAATGTTCGAACCATTGTTGAAGAAATGTTCCGACTAACACTTGAAGGAAAAAGCCAATATGAGGTTGCAAAGCACTTTAATACTATGGGTTATGCTACAGGAATGGTCTATTACAAAACAGGTAGAATTTATAGACAGAATGGTGATCCGCAGTGGAATAAAGGTACTATTTCCAAAATGCTTACTAATAGAACTTATACGGGAACTTTGGTGCAAGGCGTTAAGCAACAAAATCTTGCAAAAGGAATGAAGCAACAATTTGTAGATGAAAGCCAGCATATTATATATGAAAATGCTCATGAACCTATTATCTCAAAAGAAGACTTTGAAAAAGTGCTGCAAGGGCGAGCAAATAGATTAAAGAACAATGCTTTTGGTGCAGAGATGCATAACTTTGAAAGAGATTATGAGAATAGATATAAGGGCTTGATTTTTAATAATGCAACAGGTAAGGAACTTTATCGAAGAACCAGAATTTACGGGACAAACCATGATAGGCTTTATTACTCTTTTCAAAACGATACTTGCACAGGCAAGATAGATAACGAAGTAAGAGTATTTATTATGGAGAGAGACTTAGATAAAGCAATGTCAGAAAAGGTAGCAGATTTTATTACTAAGGCTACAAGCAAGACAAAGCTAATAGAAAGAGTTTCTAAAAGATTTTCTGAAAGTATTGGTAAGCTAAACAAAGATATTTCAAAGCTTAAAATTAAGACGGAGAAGGAAGAATTCCTAATTCAAAAAGCTTATGAAGAATATAGCTTAGGCAAGATTGATAGGGAAACATATAGTCTGAAAAGGGAGATTGCTTTAAGTCATATTGCAACAATCAATAATGAAGTTATTGCTATTGAAAAGGTTGTAAAAGACCTTGAAAGGGATAATAAAACATCTATTAAGTGGATTAAGGATGTGTTTTCGGCAAAAAAGGTTGAAAAATTACCAGCTGATTTAATTCATAGCTTAGTGGAAAAGATAATTGTCTATGGCAATCATAACTTTGAAATAATCTTTAAATTTAATATGGATAGTTTGATGGGAGGTGTAAAGTATGAGTAA